A genomic stretch from Coffea arabica cultivar ET-39 chromosome 10c, Coffea Arabica ET-39 HiFi, whole genome shotgun sequence includes:
- the LOC113715072 gene encoding uncharacterized oxidoreductase At4g09670-like: protein MAGIPIKFGILGCADIARKVSRAITLSPYSTLYAVGSRSVEKASNFAKDNGFPASAKVYGSYDALLDDPDVDAVYVPLPTSLHIKWAVLAAQKKKHLLLEKPVALNVKEFDVILEACESSGVQFMDATMWMHHPRTAKMREFLNDPQRFGQFKSVHSVFTFTADPDFLENDIRVKPDLDALGALGDVGWYTIRAILWSVDFELPKSVIALPGPVFNKAGVVLSCGASLYWEDGKVATLHCSFLSNMTMNVTAIGTKGSLHLCDFVIPFEEEKASFSTSVESGFTDLVTGWAPKPSEHVVTTDLPQEAQMVKEFSRLVGLIKAEGAKPETKWPTFSRKTQLVLDAVKTSIDRGFESVEVIS, encoded by the exons ATGGCCGGAATCCCCATCAAATTTGGCATTCTGGGCTGTGCCGATATTGCTCGGAAAGTTTCCCGGGCCATTACACTTTCCCCCTACTCCACCCTCTACGCCGTAGGCAGCCGTTCGGTGGAAAAAGCCTCAAACTTTGCGAAAGATAATGGCTTTCCGGCTTCAGCAAAGGTATACGGCAGTTATGACGCCCTTCTAGATGACCCAGATGTTGACGCTGTTTATGTGCCGTTGCCGACCAGCTTGCACATAAAATGGGCAGTTTTGGCTGCTCAGAAGAAAAAGCACCTGCTTTTGGAGAAACCAGTGGCCCTTAACGTTAAAGAATTTGATGTGATCCTGGAGGCGTGTGAATCCAGTGGGGTGCAGTTCATGGATGCTACCATGTGGATGCATCATCCTCGTACTGCTAAAATGAGAGAATTCCTAAATGACCCTCAACGGTTTGGTCAATTCAAATCG GTTCACAGTGTCTTCACATTTACTGCTGATCCTGATTTCCTGGAAAATGATATTCGGGTGAAGCCTGATCTGGATGCTCTAGGCGCTCTTGGTGATGTTGGGTGGTACACAATCAGAGCAATTTTGTGGTCTGTTGATTTTGAGCTACCAAAATCGGTAATTGCATTGCCTGGTCCTGTCTTCAACAAAGCGGGGGTAGTTTTATCATGTGGAGCTTCTTTATATTGGGAAGACGGGAAAGTGGCTACTTTACACTGCTCTTTCCTGTCCAACATGACGATGAATGTAACTGCTATTGGAACAAAGGGTTCTCTGCACCTTTGTGACtttgttatcccttttgaagaGGAAAAGGCTTCATTTTCGACCAGTGTTGAATCGGGTTTCACTGATCTTGTGACTGGGTGGGCGCCCAAGCCGAGCGAGCATGTTGTCACAACAGATCTTCCCCAGGAGGCTCAAATGGTAAAGGAGTTTTCAAGATTGGTTGGACTCATCAAAGCTGAGGGTGCAAAGCCAGAAACCAAATGGCCAACCTTCAGCAGGAAGACTCAACTAGTTTTGGATGCAGTCAAGACATCGATTGACAGGGGCTTTGAATCTGTTGAAGTTATTAGCTGA
- the LOC113715061 gene encoding uncharacterized oxidoreductase At4g09670: MAEQNPVKFGILGCAEIARKVSRAIRLSPNSTLYAVGSRSVEKAAKFAKDNGFPDSAKVYGGYEAVLDDPDVDAVYIPLPTSMHVKWAVLAAQKKKHVLLEKPVALNVKELDVILEACESNGVLFMDGTMWMHHPRTAKMKEFLNDPQRFGQLKTVQTVFTFAADPEFLENDVRVKPELDALGVLGDAGWYNVRACLWAFDYELPKKVTALPGPVFNKSGVLVSCGASLYWEDGKVATFHCSFLSTLTTDVTAVGTKGYLRLHDFVIPDEEDKASFFTCENPGFAELQRGVVADRNEHVVATDLPQEVKMVMEFSRLVGIIKAEGGKPEKKWPTLSRKTQLVLDAVKTSIEKGFESVELIS, translated from the exons ATGGCCGAACAAAATCCAGTCAAATTTGGCATTCTGGGCTGTGCTGAAATAGCCCGGAAAGTTTCCCGCGCTATAAGACTTTCCCCCAACTCCACACTCTACGCCGTAGGCAGCCGTTCCGTCGAAAAAGCAGCAAAATTTGCTAAAGACAATGGATTTCCGGATTCAGCTAAGGTCTATGGCGGCTACGAGGCCGTTCTGGACGATCCAGACGTCGACGCCGTTTACATCCCGTTACCCACTAGCATGCACGTCAAATGGGCTGTTTTGGCTGCCCAGAAGAAAAAGCACGTGCTTCTGGAGAAGCCTGTTGCCCTTAACGTTAAGGAGCTGGATGTGATTCTGGAGGCGTGTGAATCTAACGGGGTGCTGTTCATGGATGGTACCATGTGGATGCATCATCCTCGTACTGCAAAAATGAAAGAGTTTCTTAATGATCCTCAACGATTTGGTCAACTTAAGACG GTGCAAACTGTTTTTACATTTGCTGCTGATCCTGAGTTTCTGGAAAATGACGTTCGGGTGAAGCCAGAGCTGGATGCTCTTGGTGTTCTTGGTGATGCTGGATGGTACAACGTCAGAGCATGTCTGTGGGCTTTTGATTATGAGCTACCGAAAAAGGTAACCGCATTGCCTGGCCCTGTTTTCAACAAATCAGGGGTGCTGGTATCCTGTGGAGCTTCTCTGTACTGGGAAGATGGGAAAGTGGCTACTTTCCACTGCTCTTTCCTGTCCACCTTGACAACGGATGTAACTGCTGTTGGTACAAAAGGATATCTGCGCCTTCATGACTTTGTTATCCCTGATGAAGAGGACAAGGCTTCCTTTTTTACCTGTGAGAATCCAGGGTTTGCTGAACTTCAGAGGGGGGTGGTTGCCGACCGAAATGAGCATGTCGTAGCTACTGATCTACCTCAGGAAGTTAAAATGGTCATGGAGTTCTCAAGGTTGGTTGGAATCATTAAAGCTGAAGGTGGGAAGCCAGAGAAGAAATGGCCAACCCTCAGTAGGAAGACACAATTAGTTCTGGATGCAGTGAAGACATCAATTGAGAAGGGCTTTGAATCCGTTGAACTGATTAGTTGA
- the LOC113715026 gene encoding putative late blight resistance protein homolog R1B-16, which yields MANNWISPVGQGVAVIFPDDGNGSRILFTTRSHAVALEAKSLTYAFRLLSNEESYELLSMKLFNGDPCHKELSSISCRIASCCKGLPLALVLIAGTPKRTKRKKDSWKHVAKTLFRSLSIQEQILEILEVSYKRLPDHLKPCFCYLGTFPEGTTISVSKLMRLWNSEGFVQQSNWGRKNLKQEAESYLNELIDRSLVMIARKSSKGGVKACRVHNVLHEYCTAKLGKRRSVTREDISHGIAILLGSFRLHGLNFLHISTNISSLLYFHKPDGTELVSSGSLPPHARGFHSECAFRDFLSKGRHNLSEQIGLGYKKGLVHGTRTSQSRHLDYGSILKCKHLSVLDLGNVRVQSSADTSDLVKIAKLVHLKYLAVRIRTNNIPSDIGNLRNLETFLISGAIGNVMLPETIWKSAMERELILDHSFFSCEYYSQEFLENCSDLNNLKSISTISMQHASVEKFLRRLPNIEKLGCIFSSTWKDYFQACKIHFGY from the exons ATGGCTAACAACTGGATTAGTCCAGTTGGTCAGGGTGTTGCC GTAATTTTCCCTGATGACGGGAATGGGAGTAGAATTTTGTTTACTACTCGGAGCCATGCTGTTGCTTTGGAAGCTAAAAGCCTTACTTATGCTTTTCGTCTGCTCTCCAATGAAGAGAGCTATGAATTGCTCTCAATGAAGCTCTTTAATGGAGATCCTTGTCATAAGGAATTGTCCAGTATCTCATGCCGTATAGCCAGCTGTTGCAAAGGGCTGCCACTTGCATTGGTTCTGATAGCTGGTACTCCGAAAAGgacaaagagaaaaaaggattCTTGGAAACATGTTGCTAAGACGTTATTCAGGTCATTAAGCATACAGGAACAAATcctggaaattcttgaagttaGCTACAAGCGCTTGCCAGATCACTTGAAGCCATGCTTCTGTTATTTAGGAACTTTTCCAGAGGGCACAACAATTTCAGTGTCAAAATTGATGCGGTTATGGAATTCCGAAGGATTTGTGCAGCAGTCAAATTGGGGCCGCAAGAACTTAAAGCAAGAGGCAGAGAGTTACCTGAATGAGTTAATTGATAGAAGTCTTGTAATGATAGCCAGAAAAAGTTCCAAGGGAGGAGTCAAAGCATGTCGCGTTCATAATGTGCTGCATGAATATTGTACAGCAAAACTTGGGAAAAGACGATCTGTGACACGAGAAGACATTTCTCATGGAATTGCAATTCTTTTGGGTAGTTTCCGACTGCATGGTTTGAATTTTTTGCACATCTCTACGAACATCTCTTCATTGCTGTACTTTCATAAACCTGATGGAACTGAACTAGTGAGTTCAGGGTCTTTGCCTCCTCATGCTAGAGGCTTTCACTCTGAATGTGCGTTCAGAGATTTTCTTTCTAAGGGCAGGCATAATCTCTCCGAACAGATAGGATTAGGGTATAAAAAAGGGCTTGTGCATGGCACCAGAACTAGCCAAAGCAGGCACTTAGATTATGGTTCAATTCTCAAGTGCAAACACCTTAGTGTGTTAGACTTGGGAAATGTTCGAGTCCAAAGTAGCGCCGACACATCTGATCTTGTCAAGATAGCCAAGCTGGTTCACTTAAAATACTTGGCTGTCCGGATTCGTACAAATAATATTCCCTCTGATATCGGCAACCTCCGAAACTTGGAAACTTTTCTTATCAGTGGTGCAATTGGTAACGTCATGTTACCAGAGACTATTTGGAAATCGGCAATGGAGAGGGAGCTTATACTGGATCATTCTTTCTTCAGTTGCGAATATTACAGTCAAGAGTTTCTTGAAAACTGTTCTGACCTGAATAATTTGAAATCCATTTCCACCATTTCTATGCAACATGCAAGTGTTGAGAAATTCCTGAGGAGGCTACCCAACATCGAGAAATTAGGATGCATATTTTCAAGTACATGGAAGGATTACTTTCAAGCTTGCAAAATCCATTTCGGATATTAG